The sequence CGCCTGCCTCAGCCGTCACGCCCTCAGTGGTGGGCCTGTACAATCGTACGCAGTACTGCAAGTGGCCCTGCGAGTGTCCTCGGGTCACCCCGACCTGCCCACCGGGTGTGAGCCTCCTCATGGACGGCTGTGACTGCTGCAAGACCTGCGCTCGGCAAGTGGGCGAGGAATGCAATGAGGCAGACACATGTGATTACCACAAGGGACTGTACTGTGACTACAGCTCGGACAAGCCTAGGTACGAAAaaggagtgtgtgcatgtaagtgTCACTCACAGAAACTGACAAGCAAACAACAGTTTTCACACAGCGgggaatatttttgtttattttccgACATAATGTTTTAGGTTCACTATTCACACCGCGGTACAGGTGACCAGATTGTAACGGAGTAGAGCAGGTGTTTGCTGCCATATCAACACTGGTTGATGCACAGGTGTCACTTGGGCAGAATAgcaatgcattttaatgtgggtgattaaaatatttttaattgagTAACAACAGTTGCATGGATGTAAATGTCATGTGGGTCATATTACAAACAACACATGGAAGAGGCTCATTAACATCAGAAGCCTGAAGTTTAAGTATATACATTTGAAACAATATCCAACTCCAGGACATGCAAAAACAGCTTTTGATCTTTTTTAAGTGACATTTGCCACAGATGAAGCCCAAACTTACACCCAAATCTAATTTAGTTGCTCCAtatgtttcactttcactctaAAATACTAAATTTTGTGTTCTATGTTATTATATAGTTACAGAATAAAAGAAGGAAAGTTTGCGGTTCAAGCTGTAAGAAGGTGATCATAATACGACCTGGTTAAGGTGGTAATTCAACAGATCTGTTCGGGTTTTATTTCCTTCCATCCTTGTAATTTTGTCTATTGCTGCACATGCTAACTATACAGATTTTTGTTCACTctgcacaaactgcagcaaagaAATCTCTGTCTGGCACTTTTAACAAGAGTTAAtggaaaaaacatgttaatttatttttgttacttttgctttttactGCTACTTTTGATTAATATTGTGTGAAATTAGCCGGCAACAGAAAGTGTCAAACCATAATGTAATTTGTCCTGCAATGTCACAGATTTTTGCATCAAAGAATATTTACTTTAATAACTAATTGGGTTATAAATGCAAAGAAATACGCCTCTTTGCAGTCAACCTAAATCTCTGTAATATGTGACTGCTTGTCATTCCTCTCCGCCAGATATGGTGGGAACAGGCTGTGAGCACGATGGTGTGATCTACCGCAATGGGCAGAGCTTCAAGCCTAGCTGTAAAtaccagtgtgtgtgcgtgaatggGGCCATTGGCTGTGTAGCACTGTGCACAGAGTCCCAGCCTCCACGGGTGTGGTGCCAAACCCCACGTCGGATCAAAATCCCAGGACAGTGCTGTGAGAAATGGATCTGTGATGAGCCCAAAAGAGGGCGCAAGACAGCACCGCGACATGCAGTAGAGGGTAGGATGCCTTGGCTATATATGGTTTATACTTATACCAGGAAGGGGTGTTATATTGTGGTGCACCATGAAGTCGAGCTTCATTTTGCAAACTCttattgaatgtttttttacaATTCCCAATAGCACTCCGAAATCCCCCTCCAGCTCAGTGAATGCAACACAGCTGCAGGCTGATTCTGAAATCATCAAGACGAGCTAAATTAAAGGGAATTGTAAGGAAACTAGAGACCGATAGGGAACCGTTTTTCAGTAGTGGGTGGATATGATTGGGTTTGTAAAAAGAACATAGTAGCAgctgtgttttaaatgtgtggttttctgtgcaAACCCTCACACTATTGCTGGGTCATGTCCAATTTCCAGTCAATTAGTGCTGCAGGGCAGTGCAGAGGGAATACTGTGAACGAAGATATGTTTGTGTTGCATAAGGACACTAATCAGATCCAGATTACTTGGTAAACCCACTTTAAAGATTTAGATGGGGTAGAGCATACTATGGGGTGCAgtgttcctcctctgtttctctttgtcagttATTATAAATGTAGAAACTGTCATCAACTGGtgttcaacaaaaaaaagtaaaaacaaaaagcaaggcagtccactgaagagaaaaatgttggaCAGGATTTTGATCAAGCAAATTTAGATTATAGTTTCCAAATCTAGCTTGTGAATAGGTAATCTTATATCTTAATATCAATAAATGCATTTCTTCTATATTTTATTCAAACTTCTATTAGTtgactcagaatcagaatcagaagcctttattgtcattgtacaaggaatacaacgacattgtaacagccttggagtggtgttattctaaatctacatttaactatgtaaaagacaagacaagactactttatttgtatagcccatttttacaagcagtttgtctcaaagggctttacataacatcgtagcaacatcctctgcccttagaccctcacatcgactaaggaaaaactcccagaagaaacTCCAACGGTTTTAAATGGAACCAAAGCGTATGAGTGTACATCAAAGATGAACTGTGATATCTGTCACTGTTACTGCTTGTGCTCTGTTTACCTCACTTCTATGTGTTGATCCAGTTTCCCCAGCTGAGACCAGGAGCTGGCACAAGAACTGCATTACCCAGACTACCTCATGGAGCCCCTGCTCGAAGACCTGTGGCCGCGGCCTGTCCCTGAGGATCTCTAACGCCAACGAGCAGTGTGAGCTGGTCAAAGAATCTCGCCTTTGCAACCTGCGGCCCTGTGAGGTCGACATCACCAAACACATCAAGGTAGCATTTCTCTTTTACATCTTAAGCAGTCAAAGTCTAAAAGCTGGTTGAAGACTTTACACCTTTCTACTCCATTCCTCCATCAGCCGGGAAAGAAATGTCTGAACATCTACAGAGAAGATCTGCCTTCAAACCTCACCATCTCAGGCTGCACAAGCAAGAAACCATACAGGCCCAAATACTGCGGAGTCTGCACAGATGAGCGCTGCTGCATCCCCTACAAGTCCAAAACCATTGATGTAGAGTTCGAGTGTCCTAATGGGACGGGTTTTACCTGGAAGATGATGTGGGTCCAGGCCTGCTTCTGCAACCTCAGCTGCAGAAACCCCAACGACATATTTGAAGAGCTGGAGAGTTATTATGCATTCCCA comes from Scatophagus argus isolate fScaArg1 chromosome 17, fScaArg1.pri, whole genome shotgun sequence and encodes:
- the ccn4a gene encoding cellular communication network factor 4a isoform X1 — protein: MWLMCLILVKTSAFKRVKTHRRGGADEVTDRICAYSQNSTAMPPASAVTPSVVGLYNRTQYCKWPCECPRVTPTCPPGVSLLMDGCDCCKTCARQVGEECNEADTCDYHKGLYCDYSSDKPRYEKGVCAYMVGTGCEHDGVIYRNGQSFKPSCKYQCVCVNGAIGCVALCTESQPPRVWCQTPRRIKIPGQCCEKWICDEPKRGRKTAPRHAVEVSPAETRSWHKNCITQTTSWSPCSKTCGRGLSLRISNANEQCELVKESRLCNLRPCEVDITKHIKPGKKCLNIYREDLPSNLTISGCTSKKPYRPKYCGVCTDERCCIPYKSKTIDVEFECPNGTGFTWKMMWVQACFCNLSCRNPNDIFEELESYYAFPEVMN
- the ccn4a gene encoding cellular communication network factor 4a isoform X2, giving the protein MSWLLLWILTAAGIQQAYSQNSTAMPPASAVTPSVVGLYNRTQYCKWPCECPRVTPTCPPGVSLLMDGCDCCKTCARQVGEECNEADTCDYHKGLYCDYSSDKPRYEKGVCAYMVGTGCEHDGVIYRNGQSFKPSCKYQCVCVNGAIGCVALCTESQPPRVWCQTPRRIKIPGQCCEKWICDEPKRGRKTAPRHAVEVSPAETRSWHKNCITQTTSWSPCSKTCGRGLSLRISNANEQCELVKESRLCNLRPCEVDITKHIKPGKKCLNIYREDLPSNLTISGCTSKKPYRPKYCGVCTDERCCIPYKSKTIDVEFECPNGTGFTWKMMWVQACFCNLSCRNPNDIFEELESYYAFPEVMN